Within the Beduinella massiliensis genome, the region GCGCATCATGCATACGCGCCTGCCATGCAGCTTTCCCGCATACCACAGGCCCGCGTGCCCCGATACGGTAGACACTGGGAATCCGGGCAGTTCCCGATAGGCGATCGTCTTCGCCTCTTCCAACGCCTGCGCGTAGTCGCCAAGGCCGGAGCCTAAGATAATACCGATTTTCGCCTCACCGCAGGCCGCTCTTACAGCGGCGGCGGCGGCCTCGATCTTTTGCAATTCTTCCATACCTTCGCGCTCCTTTATCTGGTTTCTTCGAGGAATGATGTCCCCGTAAAGGGATTGTCGAGGTCGAAAAAGTCGAGGATCGTCGCGCTGATGTCCGCATAGGTCGCGCGCGTGCCCAGGTCGACTCCCTTGCCGATGCCCTTTTGATAGCACAGCATCGGCGTGTGCTCGCGCGTATGGTCGGTGCCCGGATGCGTCGGATCGCAGCCGTGATCCGCCGTAATGATGAGCATGTCGCCCGCGTTCATGCGCGCATAGATTTCGGGCAACTTCCGATCAAACGCTTCCAGCGCATCGGAATACCCCTGAACATCGTTACGATGTCCGTAGAGCATATCGTAATCTACCAGATTGGTGAACAGCAGGCCGCTGTAATCCTCCTCCATCGAGCGGAGCGTCGCCTCGATGCACGCGGGGTTGCCGCTCGCGTGGTTCGATCCAGTCAAGCCGCGATGGCAGAAGATATCCTCGATCTTGCCGACGCCAAACACGGTGAGCCCAGCCGAGGAGAGCGCGTCGAGCAGATTGCGGGGCGGCGGCATAGAAAAATCGCGGCGGCGCCCTGTGCGTACGAACGCCCCTGGCGTTCCGATGAAGGGCCGCGCGATCACGCGCCCGACGCCAAGTTCGCCCTGAAGCATTTCACGGGCAAGCTCGCAGTACCGGTAGAGCTCGTCGACCGGCACGATCTCCTCGTGCGCGGCGATCTGAAAGACGCTGTCCGCAGAGGTGTAGACGATCAGCTTGCCCGTCTTCATGTGTTCCTCTCCCAATTGATCCAGAATCGCCGTTCCGGACGAAGGGTAATTGCCGATCGTGCCGCGCCCTGTACGCGCTTCGAATGCCTCGATGAACGCCGCAGGGAAACCCTCCGGAAAGGTCGGGAAGGGCTGATCGAGCTTTACGCCGGCGATTTCCCAATGGCCGGTCGTCGTGTCCTTGCCTGCGGAGACCTCGCGCATGCGGGCATAGGCGGCAATCGGCGCGGGTTGTGTCTCGCCAAACCCGGCGCCCTCGATGTTGCAAAGCCCCAGCTTCATCAGGTACGGAATGCGCGTATGGCAGGCATTCACCACGTGGCGCAGCGTGTGCGCCCCTGCGTCGCCGTAGTCCGCGGCATCCGGCAGAGCGCCGATACCGACGCTGTCCAGAACAATCAGGATTACTTTTTTACGGTTCATATAGCTTCCCCTCCGGCCTGCGCGCTGTGCGCGGCCCTTACTGCTCGTTTCAGAATCAACCCATCGTACTTTGCGCATCCGCGCATCCTGCATTTTGGCTTTGCAGCCGTACGCGCTCCGCTAGCATGGCGATCAGCTCGCTGTTCGTCGGTTTGCCGCGCTGCGGATCCATCGTGTTGCCGAACACTGCGTACAGAAGCTGTGGGCTCGCATGATTGACGGTGCTCTCGATGGCATGCCGAATTGCGCGCTCCACGAGCGTAGGCGTGGTTCCATACTTATGAGCGACCCATCGATAGACGCAGCCGTTCAAATTCTTGGAAAGCTCCAGGTTGACCGAGGCGATAGCGGAGGATGTGGCCAGATACGCAAAACCCAGCAGCGCACTGTTCATGCCGATCTGCATGAGCAGCTTCGAGGCCAATTCCGTCCGTTCACTGATGCGCATAAAAGCAATTTTGCTCAAAGGCTGCCGTTCGACGGTCTTCTTGAAGTTTGAAATTTCGCGCGCGCATTCCTGTTTCGCCCAAAGCGCGTCCGCCCCCTGTTCGAGCAGGGCTTCTGTCCGCTCCATCAAAGCGGGGGCCGTCATAGCCGCTATAAAGGGCAGCTTTTCGATCGTGCCATCCTTCAGACGCTGCAAAAACGCGGCACAGTCGAGACCCGGAAGAAACGCATCCATGATGACCGCGTCCGGCAGCCACGCGCCCGTCATCTTCAACGCGCTAAGCCCGCTTGGCGTTGCGCCGATCAGATCCCACTCCGGGTCGCGCAGGATTTCCGATTGCAAAAATGCGGAAAGGTTCTGATCGTTCAAAGCGACCAGAACCCGAAAAGGAGCCTGCATGTTTTCTCCCCCCATCTTGCTTCTTGCAAGACGGGTATTCGCCACAGCATGCGCAAAGTCCTTCCTCTTTTACGCAGCGGTCGCCTGTTTTGATTGCTCCAGCATCCACTCGATGTACATGCCGTATCCCTGGGTCGGGTCGTTCACGTACACGTGCGTGACCGCACCGATGATGTATCCGTCCTGCAGGATTGGGCTTCCGCTCATCCCCTGTACGATGCCGCCCGTCGTTTCAAGCAGTTCCGGATCCGTTACGCGCAAAATCATTCCCTTCTGCGAAGCGCTTCCCTGTGAAACGCAGCGGGTGATCTCCACCTCGTATTCCTTGATCGTATCACCGTCTACCGTAGAGAGGATGCTCGCCTTTCCTTCGTGAACGTTGCTTCTGGAACCGACCGGGAGTCCATTCGGATAGAGCAGGTTTACGACCGCTTCGTCGCTCTTGCCGTAGATACCGAACTGATTGTTGAGCAGAATATTTCCGAACGTCTCTCCTTCCTTCAGGAAGGAACCCTTCAGCTCGCCCGGCTCGCCGCGCTGACCCTTCAGAACGTCCACGATGTGTGCATGCATGACGTTCCCCTCGCGGACAGTCAGGAATTCCCCGGTGTCCACGTCCGTGATAGCATGTCCGAGCGCGCCGAAGTACCCGCTGTCCGGGTCGTAAAACGACAGCGTACCCACGCCTGCCGTGCTGTCCCGCACCCAGACTCCGAGCCGGTATTTCCCGTCGATCGCGTCCACCACCGGCGATACGTTCAGGTGCACCTGTTTGCCCGTACGCTTCACGACCACCTCGACGGTCGCGTTTCCCAGCTTGTTCACGACCTCCGCCAGGTGCTCCGCGCTTTGAATTTCCTGCCCGCCGATAGAGCAGATGAGGTCTCCGGGCTTCAGCCCCGCCTTTTTCGCGGGATTCGACGCGCCGCCGGAGAGGTCGGAGGTTCCCACGACTAAAACGCCGCTCGTGTGCAGCGCCACGCCGATCGCCTGTCCGCCGGGGACGAGGATCTTTTGATCCTGCACCTGTACGTCGACGTTTTTAAACGGCCAGCTTCCAAACAGCGAAAGCTGCACCTGCGCCTGACCGGCGTTTACGGCCGCGAGCTCCACGTCGGTTCTCGCCACGTCCGACAGCGTCTCGTCGCCGGAGGAAATCACGGCTGCGTCCTGCTGGTTCATGCGCACCTTTAAGGGAAGCCCCCATGCTAGGCGCACCTCCTGTCCTTCCCGAAGCACGAGCGCGTCTGGAAGGCTCGTCAACTGCTGCACCGGCGTCGAATAGTTAACGGCGACAACGAGCAGACTGAGTACGACTCCGATGATTTTTTTAAGACGTTTTTGATTCATAAAAAAACAACCCTTTCCCAAAGCCATTCCATCGCTTTATCACGCCTACGATGCGCAAAAAAACGATGAAATATGCCGGTAAAGGGTTGCCAGGGATGTGCTCACCTGCCGCTCAGCGCTCTTTTTCCTGCTCCTTCTCCCCGCTGGGAGCGTTCTCCGCGAGCAACTGGCTCAGCTCATGCATAAAGGACTGAATATCCTTGAACTGCCGGTAAACCGACGCAAAGCGTATGTAAGAGACCTCGTCGAGCTTGCGCAGACCTTCCATCGCCATCTCGCCGATTCGCTGCGTCGTCACTTCCTGCTCCATGGAGTTGAGCATCGCCATCTCGATTTCGTTGACCAGCGCTTCGATATCCGCAATGGCGACGGGACGCTTTTCGCACGCCTTTACGAGCCCGCGGCGGATCTTGTCGGCGTCAAACGGCTCGCGCCGGCGATCCTTCTTGATGACCAGCAACGGAAGCGTCTCGATTTTCTCATAAGTGGTAAAGCGCCGCCCGCAGCGTTCGCATTCGCGGCGCCTGCGAATCGCACCGTCCTCCGTGGGGCGGGAATCGACCACGCGGCTGTCCGTACAGTTGCAAAAGATACATTTCATGAAAGTGCCTTCCTTTCGAAACGCCGGAATTCGTTTGAACTATTATAACCGAATCCCTGCGAATCGTAAAGAAAAATTGTCAGCTCTGCGTGTCGTCCAGGCAAACGAGGATGACGTCGTCCCCGATTTTCTGAATAAGCTGCCATGGAATGACCACACCGCTGCGCTCTCCCTTGATGAGCTGCCACGCGCTGAACGCGCCCGGCACCACGATCGCCTGCACGCGTCCGTCCTGCGGGCAAAACTCCAGGTCCATCACCTTGCCCAGCACGCGCCCGTCGGGCACGTTCACGACATCCTTGTTTCTCAGCTCGGACAGGCTCATAAGATTCCCCCTCCCTCGCATACTCTATTGTATGCGAGAGCGCATCAGCAGGCAGCTTGTCACACGAAAAAAGGCGGATTAATCCCGCCTCACAGAGCATCAACACAGTAACGGAATGTCAGAGAGGATGCATGAAGGGGAGACTTCCCCTTCATGTGGAATCGTATCGACCGGCTTTGCCGGTCGGGCGGGGCGTTTTCCGTAGTCCAATGCGGAGCATTTGCGGAGGAAAACTTCCCCGTAACATTCGTGCAAAGTGTGTATTCATTTTGCACGAGACGGGTTGATTCCGCCTGCAGGCTCTACATGTATTTGCGCATGTGTGAAAGTGCCGTCTTTTCCAGGCGGGACACCTGCGCCTGCGAGATGCCGATTTCGCTCGCCACTTCCATTTGCGTGCGCCCATCGAAAAAGCGCATCTTCAGAATATGCTTCTCGCGCTCGCTCAACCGGTGCATGGCCTCGCGTATGGCGATTCCCTCCAGCCAATCCTCGTCGTTTGTCTTTTCATCCTTCACCTGATCCATGATGTACAGCGCGTCCCCGCCGTCGTTGTAAACGGGCTCAAAGAGCGATATCGGGTCCTGGATCGCCTCCAGTGCGAGCACGACGTCCTCGCAGGGAAGCTCCATGTGCTTGGCAAGTTCCTGGATCGTAGGCTCTCGGCCGAGCGTCGAGGCCAGCCGGTCCCTCGCGGATAGCGCCTTGTAGGCGATATCGCGCAGCGAGCGGCTTACGCGAATCGGGTTATTGTCCCGAAGGTAGCGCCGGATCTCGCCGATAATCATCGGCACCGCATACGTCGAAAAACGCAC harbors:
- a CDS encoding phosphopentomutase; amino-acid sequence: MNRKKVILIVLDSVGIGALPDAADYGDAGAHTLRHVVNACHTRIPYLMKLGLCNIEGAGFGETQPAPIAAYARMREVSAGKDTTTGHWEIAGVKLDQPFPTFPEGFPAAFIEAFEARTGRGTIGNYPSSGTAILDQLGEEHMKTGKLIVYTSADSVFQIAAHEEIVPVDELYRYCELAREMLQGELGVGRVIARPFIGTPGAFVRTGRRRDFSMPPPRNLLDALSSAGLTVFGVGKIEDIFCHRGLTGSNHASGNPACIEATLRSMEEDYSGLLFTNLVDYDMLYGHRNDVQGYSDALEAFDRKLPEIYARMNAGDMLIITADHGCDPTHPGTDHTREHTPMLCYQKGIGKGVDLGTRATYADISATILDFFDLDNPFTGTSFLEETR
- a CDS encoding sporulation initiation factor Spo0A C-terminal domain-containing protein, with protein sequence MQAPFRVLVALNDQNLSAFLQSEILRDPEWDLIGATPSGLSALKMTGAWLPDAVIMDAFLPGLDCAAFLQRLKDGTIEKLPFIAAMTAPALMERTEALLEQGADALWAKQECAREISNFKKTVERQPLSKIAFMRISERTELASKLLMQIGMNSALLGFAYLATSSAIASVNLELSKNLNGCVYRWVAHKYGTTPTLVERAIRHAIESTVNHASPQLLYAVFGNTMDPQRGKPTNSELIAMLAERVRLQSQNAGCADAQSTMG
- the spoIVB gene encoding SpoIVB peptidase encodes the protein MNQKRLKKIIGVVLSLLVVAVNYSTPVQQLTSLPDALVLREGQEVRLAWGLPLKVRMNQQDAAVISSGDETLSDVARTDVELAAVNAGQAQVQLSLFGSWPFKNVDVQVQDQKILVPGGQAIGVALHTSGVLVVGTSDLSGGASNPAKKAGLKPGDLICSIGGQEIQSAEHLAEVVNKLGNATVEVVVKRTGKQVHLNVSPVVDAIDGKYRLGVWVRDSTAGVGTLSFYDPDSGYFGALGHAITDVDTGEFLTVREGNVMHAHIVDVLKGQRGEPGELKGSFLKEGETFGNILLNNQFGIYGKSDEAVVNLLYPNGLPVGSRSNVHEGKASILSTVDGDTIKEYEVEITRCVSQGSASQKGMILRVTDPELLETTGGIVQGMSGSPILQDGYIIGAVTHVYVNDPTQGYGMYIEWMLEQSKQATAA
- the nrdR gene encoding transcriptional regulator NrdR; amino-acid sequence: MKCIFCNCTDSRVVDSRPTEDGAIRRRRECERCGRRFTTYEKIETLPLLVIKKDRRREPFDADKIRRGLVKACEKRPVAIADIEALVNEIEMAMLNSMEQEVTTQRIGEMAMEGLRKLDEVSYIRFASVYRQFKDIQSFMHELSQLLAENAPSGEKEQEKER
- a CDS encoding PRC-barrel domain-containing protein, encoding MSLSELRNKDVVNVPDGRVLGKVMDLEFCPQDGRVQAIVVPGAFSAWQLIKGERSGVVIPWQLIQKIGDDVILVCLDDTQS
- the sigG gene encoding RNA polymerase sporulation sigma factor SigG, whose translation is MATNKVEICGVDTSTLPVLTNERMRELFPLVHGGDQKAREEFIRGNLRLVLSVIQRFNNRGENVDDLFQVGCIGLIKALDNFDVTQNVRFSTYAVPMIIGEIRRYLRDNNPIRVSRSLRDIAYKALSARDRLASTLGREPTIQELAKHMELPCEDVVLALEAIQDPISLFEPVYNDGGDALYIMDQVKDEKTNDEDWLEGIAIREAMHRLSEREKHILKMRFFDGRTQMEVASEIGISQAQVSRLEKTALSHMRKYM